The Bacteroidota bacterium genome window below encodes:
- a CDS encoding DNA alkylation repair protein: protein MLDDKTKKKILSFIEGKDYDKLISYLDSLKTKHAGTPKTDIKVFTIKSLVKGLSTENKKKNEKSFFELGKKYCSMNEPVAQEIGIHIIWRGYAHNKKETKDILLKIADSDNWEVREYAAGAFYNVLNENPELYSTMLKWAKHKSENVRRAVVFSALAYSKKGEAPDTEKAFTILEPLMSDASVYVKKNLGPFILGSHLGNSFPEEVFAQLKKWLKSDNEHVRWNIAMTFNNSFGNRYPAKALEILKKLLPEESKVVSRAVISTLRHLNKRHSNLVQPFIKKEGIEI from the coding sequence ATGTTAGATGATAAAACGAAGAAAAAAATACTTTCCTTTATTGAAGGCAAAGATTACGATAAATTAATTTCCTATCTTGATTCACTCAAAACAAAACACGCCGGAACGCCTAAGACAGATATAAAAGTATTTACAATAAAATCATTAGTAAAAGGTCTTTCCACCGAGAACAAGAAAAAAAACGAAAAGAGTTTTTTTGAATTAGGAAAAAAATATTGCTCAATGAATGAACCCGTTGCACAGGAAATCGGCATACACATAATATGGCGCGGATATGCGCACAACAAAAAAGAAACGAAAGATATACTTCTGAAAATTGCTGATAGCGATAACTGGGAAGTCCGTGAGTATGCCGCAGGAGCATTTTATAATGTCCTTAATGAAAATCCTGAGTTATATAGTACAATGCTCAAATGGGCAAAACACAAATCGGAAAATGTAAGAAGGGCAGTCGTGTTTTCCGCTCTTGCATACTCTAAAAAAGGGGAAGCACCCGATACGGAAAAAGCATTCACAATTCTTGAACCCCTGATGTCTGATGCTTCTGTTTACGTAAAGAAAAATCTTGGACCATTCATACTGGGTTCTCACCTTGGAAATTCATTTCCGGAAGAAGTTTTTGCGCAGTTAAAAAAATGGCTTAAGTCTGATAACGAGCATGTGAGATGGAACATCGCAATGACGTTCAATAACAGTTTTGGCAACAGGTATCCTGCTAAGGCTTTAGAAATTCTGAAAAAGTTATTACCTGAGGAAAGCAAAGTGGTTTCAAGGGCTGTCATTTCTACTCTGAGGCATCTCAATAAAAGACATTCAAACTTAGTTCAGCCGTTCATCAAAAAGGAAGGAATAGAAATTTGA
- the chrA gene encoding chromate efflux transporter: MTLWELFKYYLYVGSTAFGGPLAIINTIRVDLVEKRGWLEKEEFEYYFGYAQIAPGPLAFQVGVYNGFFKFGIIGAALCGFGLVLPSYILVLVFSIFYQKYNDISYIQYALYGVSPAIIAIILHSGIKLSKNVLKKDIFLFVVFFLSIALTIFLKVPILYLIVSSGIFALFYYSITTKQTEKLNFLPLLIASPFAFIAQTTQTLGSKLLDLALVFLKTGSLTYGSGFVIIGVLQQDVVVNYHWLSQADFLAGISFGNITPGPVVITSTFIGYLTAGMWGSVVSTFCIFFPTFCFVLILAHSIGKFKDNFYLKSFIKGANAAAIGAILSTAYNLSWSSLIDIPTIIIFIVTLIILFRVKVNTLYLIIAAAAVGIIVRMII, encoded by the coding sequence TTGACGCTCTGGGAATTATTCAAATATTATTTATATGTAGGCTCAACTGCGTTCGGCGGTCCTCTTGCAATTATTAATACAATCAGGGTTGACCTTGTTGAAAAACGCGGCTGGCTTGAGAAGGAAGAATTTGAGTATTACTTCGGCTATGCTCAGATTGCTCCGGGTCCCTTAGCGTTTCAGGTCGGAGTATATAATGGATTTTTTAAATTCGGTATCATTGGCGCAGCGCTGTGCGGATTTGGATTAGTTCTTCCGTCATATATTCTCGTTTTAGTCTTTTCGATTTTTTATCAGAAGTATAACGATATAAGTTATATTCAATATGCGCTGTATGGAGTAAGCCCTGCGATAATTGCAATCATTCTTCATTCAGGAATAAAACTAAGTAAAAATGTTTTAAAGAAAGATATTTTTCTCTTTGTTGTTTTCTTCTTATCGATAGCGCTGACAATATTTCTGAAAGTCCCGATTTTATATTTGATAGTTTCATCCGGAATATTTGCTTTATTTTATTATTCAATTACAACTAAACAAACTGAAAAATTAAATTTCCTTCCGTTATTAATTGCATCGCCGTTTGCATTCATTGCACAAACTACGCAAACATTGGGAAGCAAACTTCTTGATTTAGCCTTGGTGTTTTTAAAAACGGGCAGCTTAACTTACGGCAGCGGATTTGTTATCATCGGAGTTCTGCAGCAGGATGTAGTTGTAAATTATCACTGGCTCAGCCAGGCTGATTTTCTTGCAGGGATTTCATTCGGAAACATTACTCCGGGTCCCGTTGTAATTACTTCCACTTTTATAGGTTATTTAACAGCAGGAATGTGGGGCTCAGTAGTCAGCACGTTCTGTATTTTCTTCCCAACATTCTGCTTTGTGCTTATACTTGCGCACAGTATTGGAAAGTTTAAGGATAACTTTTATCTGAAGTCATTTATCAAAGGAGCTAATGCCGCAGCCATAGGAGCTATTCTTTCAACTGCTTACAATCTTTCGTGGAGCTCGCTTATAGATATTCCCACTATAATTATTTTTATAGTAACACTAATTATACTTTTCAGAGTGAAAGTGAATACACTTTATCTTATAATAGCTGCGGCAGCAGTAGGAATAATTGTGAGAATGATAATCTGA
- a CDS encoding nucleoside deaminase: MDEAVRMSKENVENAAGGPFGAVIVKDGKIIAKGSNKVTTKNDPTAHAEVETIREACKNLNTFNLSGCEIYTSCEPCPMCLAAIYWARLDKIYYANDKHHAAEIGFDDKFIYDELDLAHEHRKIPMIHYHSDEALEVFKAWTANEEKTEY; the protein is encoded by the coding sequence ATGGACGAAGCAGTGCGAATGTCCAAAGAGAATGTAGAAAATGCAGCCGGTGGTCCTTTCGGAGCAGTAATAGTAAAAGACGGAAAAATAATTGCAAAAGGCAGCAATAAAGTCACAACTAAAAATGACCCGACTGCCCATGCAGAAGTGGAAACAATAAGAGAAGCCTGTAAAAATTTAAATACGTTTAATTTAAGCGGATGTGAAATTTATACAAGCTGTGAGCCCTGTCCTATGTGCCTTGCTGCAATCTACTGGGCAAGACTTGATAAAATTTATTATGCCAATGATAAACATCACGCTGCCGAAATAGGTTTCGATGATAAGTTTATTTATGATGAACTTGATTTAGCCCACGAGCACAGAAAAATTCCGATGATTCATTACCACTCTGATGAAGCGCTTGAAGTGTTTAAAGCATGGACTGCTAACGAAGAGAAGACAGAATACTAA
- a CDS encoding thioredoxin fold domain-containing protein, with protein MKTNYKIALFLVIALLMGFKAATADEIAFENGTFNEVLAKAKQQNKIVMIDFITDWCIWCKHIDMRVYNNKKVVRYAEEHQINWKTDAEKEGKDLAKKYGVTGYPTLVFVDSDGNEIDKIVGFFPAPEFLENIKKINERRSTLAYFQNYYNNNKTDLKANMELATKLVEQDKADDAKQYLNYIIAQDPSNSSGYTDDAEFTLAMMNVKDKTPEAYINDINALLVKYPKSNLQKDAKIFLADKYTEAKNDEDAFKTYKSLIKKYPKDDMVRFYMGQYYLAKARKINSDTLATTADYKEAIKNINKSIPYFKGGIFEASSYNVMADVYYKLGDMKKARKSIDKALVLWSDNKTYNKTKDKVYGAGNK; from the coding sequence ATGAAAACGAACTATAAAATCGCTTTATTTCTTGTAATCGCCCTCTTAATGGGATTTAAAGCAGCAACTGCAGATGAAATCGCATTTGAAAATGGCACTTTCAACGAAGTCCTTGCCAAAGCAAAACAACAGAATAAAATTGTAATGATAGATTTTATTACTGACTGGTGTATATGGTGTAAGCATATCGATATGAGAGTTTACAACAATAAAAAAGTTGTTCGTTATGCTGAAGAGCACCAGATTAACTGGAAAACAGATGCTGAAAAAGAGGGTAAAGACCTTGCAAAGAAATATGGTGTAACAGGCTACCCCACTCTGGTATTTGTTGATTCTGATGGAAATGAAATAGATAAAATAGTGGGATTTTTTCCTGCTCCCGAATTTCTTGAAAACATTAAGAAAATTAACGAACGAAGAAGCACTTTAGCTTATTTTCAGAATTATTATAATAACAATAAGACTGATTTAAAAGCAAACATGGAGCTTGCAACAAAGTTAGTTGAACAGGATAAGGCAGATGACGCAAAACAATATCTAAATTATATTATAGCACAGGACCCTTCGAACTCATCCGGATATACAGATGATGCCGAGTTTACACTTGCAATGATGAATGTGAAAGATAAAACACCTGAAGCATATATAAACGATATAAATGCTCTTCTGGTAAAATACCCGAAATCAAATCTTCAAAAAGATGCAAAGATATTTTTAGCCGATAAGTATACAGAAGCAAAAAATGATGAGGATGCTTTTAAAACATATAAAAGTCTTATAAAGAAATATCCTAAAGATGATATGGTAAGGTTTTATATGGGACAGTATTATCTGGCAAAGGCAAGAAAAATTAATTCCGATACTTTGGCAACTACTGCAGATTATAAGGAAGCCATAAAAAATATAAATAAAAGTATTCCTTATTTTAAAGGCGGTATCTTTGAAGCCAGTTCATACAATGTAATGGCAGATGTTTATTATAAACTCGGTGATATGAAGAAGGCGCGAAAATCAATCGATAAAGCATTGGTATTATGGTCTGACAATAAAACTTACAATAAAACAAAAGATAAAGTATACGGCGCAGGCAACAAATAA
- the mltG gene encoding endolytic transglycosylase MltG: MLNNLLHNPAVLNIVKKFSSGEPKKNFVKYFIVLGAFNIFLCGFITQQSLYSKYNWKDGKDKEFDIKPGENFSEIVKDLKDKDIIPSAFVLKVIGKLTGKDEKIISRRYIFKNGMTNLDVLNIITDASLSQSIKFTVNEGLTIKQIGKYAEKYLGLSRNKFVEETKNDSLISLLGLKDSVKSLEGFLYPDTYDVPLDITEKGLVKILFNEFRKRVFNNAEIMDSINAKKMDFYEVMKMASIVEGETRKEDEKPRIAGVYYNRIRKNMKLEADPTVQYALPEFKKRLTYDDLHVKSPYNTYIIKGLPPGPINNPSISSIKAAINPEKHNYIFFVATGEGGHTFTENYADHLKAVDVYRKKMAEQKK; encoded by the coding sequence ATGTTAAACAATCTTTTACATAATCCCGCAGTACTGAATATTGTCAAAAAGTTTTCTTCCGGTGAGCCGAAGAAAAACTTCGTGAAATATTTTATTGTTCTGGGAGCGTTTAATATTTTTTTATGCGGATTTATAACACAGCAAAGCCTTTACTCAAAATATAACTGGAAAGACGGCAAAGATAAGGAGTTCGATATTAAGCCCGGTGAAAATTTTTCGGAGATTGTAAAAGACCTGAAAGATAAAGATATTATTCCCAGCGCATTTGTTCTGAAAGTAATAGGTAAACTGACGGGAAAAGATGAAAAAATAATTTCACGCAGGTACATTTTTAAAAATGGAATGACTAACCTTGATGTGCTGAATATTATTACCGATGCAAGCTTATCCCAGTCAATTAAGTTTACTGTAAACGAAGGTCTCACAATAAAACAAATCGGAAAGTATGCCGAAAAATACCTAGGCCTTTCAAGAAATAAATTTGTAGAAGAGACAAAGAATGATTCCTTGATAAGTTTGCTTGGATTAAAAGATTCCGTAAAATCACTGGAAGGATTTTTGTATCCCGATACTTATGATGTTCCATTAGATATAACGGAAAAAGGATTAGTGAAAATTTTATTTAATGAGTTCAGAAAAAGAGTGTTTAACAATGCCGAAATTATGGATTCGATTAATGCTAAGAAGATGGACTTCTATGAAGTTATGAAAATGGCTTCGATTGTTGAAGGGGAAACAAGAAAAGAAGACGAGAAGCCCCGTATAGCAGGTGTGTATTACAACAGGATAAGAAAAAATATGAAACTTGAAGCAGACCCGACCGTTCAATATGCATTACCTGAATTTAAAAAACGACTTACATACGATGACTTGCACGTGAAATCTCCTTACAATACATATATAATAAAAGGTTTGCCTCCGGGACCGATAAACAACCCGTCGATTTCTTCTATAAAAGCGGCCATAAATCCCGAAAAGCATAATTACATTTTCTTTGTGGCAACGGGCGAAGGCGGACATACATTCACGGAAAATTATGCAGACCATCTGAAAGCAGTTGATGTTTACCGAAAAAAAATGGCTGAGCAGAAAAAATGA
- a CDS encoding UbiX family flavin prenyltransferase, whose protein sequence is MAQAETKTETKTLIKNVNGNGKNVILGITGTSGAIYSLRMLRALLINEFNVDIIVSEYGQYTLMNECGIDITKCNLNSLFPDVLLLKSTVKFHNNLDLKSEIFSTGYDCFGMIVCPCAMNYVSGIACGDCKNLIEKSADFAFSYSKPLIIVPRETPINKLHLDNMRKIMDAGGKIVPAMPSFEYNPKDFNDLADYIAGRVMDFMCSGLDTI, encoded by the coding sequence ATGGCACAGGCAGAAACAAAAACAGAAACGAAAACCTTAATAAAAAATGTTAACGGTAACGGAAAGAATGTGATACTCGGCATCACAGGTACCAGCGGAGCTATTTACAGTTTACGCATGCTTCGCGCCCTGCTGATAAACGAATTTAACGTTGATATAATTGTAAGTGAGTACGGTCAATATACTTTAATGAATGAGTGCGGAATAGATATAACTAAGTGTAACCTGAATTCTCTTTTCCCTGATGTACTTCTACTGAAATCCACAGTAAAGTTTCATAACAACTTAGATTTAAAATCGGAAATTTTTTCCACGGGATATGACTGTTTCGGAATGATTGTCTGCCCCTGCGCAATGAATTATGTTTCAGGTATTGCCTGCGGCGACTGTAAAAATCTTATAGAGAAATCCGCTGACTTTGCATTCTCGTATTCAAAACCGCTCATCATTGTCCCGAGAGAAACACCTATCAATAAATTGCATCTCGATAACATGCGCAAAATAATGGATGCGGGAGGAAAAATTGTTCCTGCAATGCCAAGCTTTGAATATAATCCTAAGGATTTCAACGACCTCGCAGATTATATTGCAGGTCGCGTAATGGATTTTATGTGCAGCGGTCTTGATACAATTTAA